Part of the Haloprofundus halobius genome is shown below.
CCTCGGCGGTTACTCGTGACGGGCCTGCCGCGTAGTACTCGTAGGGATAGGTGTACTCCTGGATGTCGGTGGTGTGTCGAACCTCGGGAAGGCACACTGGTTCGATCGACTGGACGGAGATATCCGAGCGGTTCGGCTCACAGGTTTTGTTGTACGTGACGTTGTTGTCGCCGGTGTAGGTGACCGTCGTCGTGTGGTGCTGCTGGAGCCGCTCGACGGCCCACTCTTTGTACTCGGTCTGCGTCTGGCCGAACCGGTTCTCCTCGACGTCGTCGAACACCTCCGCGAATTGCTCGGTGTCGAGATCGACCGTCGCGTGGAGGTTCTCCGTGACCAACGTCGCGACGTCCTCGTCGACGACCTGCGGCTGCCCGCGTTCGGCGTGGGCGACGAATCGAGTCCAGTCGTTGATCCGGTGGATGACGCCCACCGACGTCTCGAAGACAGCGTTCGTGTCGGCGGTGACCGCGACCACCGGGCGGAACGTCACCGCCGAATGTGGTTCTGGGAGGTCAGCGGCCTCGATGTTGACGATGTCGCGGAACGCCTCTTCGACGGGCGCGTCGACGTCGGCGGCCGGGTCATAGGGGCGGAGTGTCTCGTCGCAGAGAATCTCGATGCGACCGTTGTAGAGGTCGAGGCCGATTTCGTCGGCGATCTCCCGGAGGTCCTCGCCGTCAAGCAGCTCGATGGGATGGGGATCGTCGTTCTGCTGGAGGCGTGCAGCGTACTCCTCGGCGGGATTCGTGAACCGGCCGGTTGTGACGGCCATCCCGCGTTTGGGGCCGTCGAAGTCGAACGTCGCGATCGCCGAGTGGAGCTTCTGGACGACCGGCCGCCCGACTGTCCCCGTGTGCTTGCACTCGACGATGATCGCGCGCCGGGTGC
Proteins encoded:
- a CDS encoding restriction endonuclease, yielding MAVLDDLSGFEFEDVIEDVFRNLGYENVRQADRTADEGRDVIMEEVVDGTRRAIIVECKHTGTVGRPVVQKLHSAIATFDFDGPKRGMAVTTGRFTNPAEEYAARLQQNDDPHPIELLDGEDLREIADEIGLDLYNGRIEILCDETLRPYDPAADVDAPVEEAFRDIVNIEAADLPEPHSAVTFRPVVAVTADTNAVFETSVGVIHRINDWTRFVAHAERGQPQVVDEDVATLVTENLHATVDLDTEQFAEVFDDVEENRFGQTQTEYKEWAVERLQQHHTTTVTYTGDNNVTYNKTCEPNRSDISVQSIEPVCLPEVRHTTDIQEYTYPYEYYAAGPSRVTAEDRIHRCVHCDASGVDETYTYCPNCGAIACTSHTKTERLEGEPVCTGCAVTERFALKAKYFYDEKNLESFREEYAEMPLHEKAMENKLLAGGSVVATLLIVLGVLLIGGII